Within the Fusobacterium sp. FSA-380-WT-3A genome, the region GAAGTATTAAAATTAATAAGGGATATTTATATGGATTTTATAAATGAGTATATGAAAAGTAAAAACAAAAAAATAATTTTTGAGGAAGAAGAAATATTTGAATATGAAATTTCATTAGAAAAATAGGAGGAAAAATGAAAGTTGGGGTATATTCAGGAAGTTTTGACCCAATAACTTTAGGACATCAAGATGTAATAAAAAGAGCAGCTCAGATGTTTGATAAATTAATAGTTGTTGTTTGTAATAACAGTGAAAAAAAGTATTGGTTTTCTTTAGATGAGAGAACAGAAATGGTAAAAGAAGTATTGGAAGATTATGATAATATAGAGATTGATAATTATTCAGGACTTATTGTAAATTATTTAATAGAAAAAAATTTTACTTTTATAGTTAGAGGAGTTAGAAATCAAGAAGATTGTGCTTTAGAGTTGTATTTTGCTGATGGAAATTATATGATTTCTGATAAAAAAGTAGATACAGTGTTTATTCCAGCTATGAAAGAGTATATTCATACAAGTTCTACTGCA harbors:
- the coaD gene encoding pantetheine-phosphate adenylyltransferase, whose translation is MKVGVYSGSFDPITLGHQDVIKRAAQMFDKLIVVVCNNSEKKYWFSLDERTEMVKEVLEDYDNIEIDNYSGLIVNYLIEKNFTFIVRGVRNQEDCALELYFADGNYMISDKKVDTVFIPAMKEYIHTSSTAAREIARYGGKVECYVDKRISDRILERGKIYAPK